One Lacticaseibacillus rhamnosus genomic window carries:
- a CDS encoding methionine gamma-lyase family protein, giving the protein MSWTDKFDPALLKMVKEVDTQIAPQLAAIDARILENQDKVLTSFQKHHVAESYLTGSTGYGHNDEGRDVLEEIYADVLGGEDALVRPQLVSGTHAIGVALLGLVRPGDEILYITGKPYDTLQEVLGLAGNGIGSPKEYGIGVDYVDLLPDGAVDNEAVKSRLNAKTKVVAIQRSRGYATRDSFTVDQIAAMIKVVRSVLPNVWIFVDNAYGEFSETKEPLEVGADVMAGSLFKNAGGGMAKTGGYIVGKQDLIERISYRFTVPGLGGAEGATVGALADMYQGFFISPQTTGNAIKGAIFEAALFAKLGLDVSPKWDAPRTDLIQTVNFGNRDDMIKFAKAVQANSPVDSFVTPIPEKMAGYEDEVIMAGGTFVAGSTIEFSGDGPLRPPYTLYLQGGLTYAHIKLATMGAAQSTFFDKAD; this is encoded by the coding sequence ATGAGTTGGACAGATAAATTTGATCCTGCATTATTAAAAATGGTTAAAGAAGTCGATACGCAAATTGCACCGCAACTGGCCGCAATTGATGCCCGTATTTTAGAAAATCAGGACAAGGTTCTTACCAGTTTCCAAAAACACCATGTTGCTGAGAGCTATCTAACCGGTTCGACCGGCTATGGGCACAACGATGAGGGCCGTGATGTGCTTGAAGAGATTTACGCGGATGTATTAGGTGGTGAAGATGCTTTAGTCCGTCCCCAGTTGGTTTCTGGCACTCATGCCATTGGGGTAGCTTTGCTGGGGTTGGTGCGTCCCGGTGACGAGATTCTCTATATTACCGGCAAACCTTATGATACGTTGCAAGAAGTACTTGGGCTGGCAGGCAATGGCATCGGGAGTCCTAAAGAATACGGGATTGGCGTTGATTATGTCGATCTTTTGCCAGATGGTGCGGTTGATAACGAGGCGGTTAAATCCCGGCTTAATGCGAAAACCAAGGTAGTGGCGATTCAGCGTTCACGCGGCTATGCAACTCGGGATTCGTTTACGGTTGACCAAATCGCAGCGATGATCAAGGTGGTTCGCAGTGTGTTGCCAAATGTCTGGATTTTTGTCGACAATGCGTATGGTGAGTTCTCGGAAACCAAGGAACCGCTTGAGGTCGGCGCCGACGTTATGGCGGGATCGCTATTCAAGAATGCTGGCGGGGGCATGGCCAAAACCGGTGGCTATATTGTCGGCAAGCAAGATTTGATTGAGCGCATCAGCTACCGGTTCACGGTGCCAGGCCTCGGCGGTGCAGAAGGTGCAACGGTTGGCGCGCTGGCTGACATGTATCAAGGCTTTTTCATTTCGCCGCAAACCACCGGCAATGCCATTAAAGGCGCTATTTTTGAAGCAGCTTTGTTTGCCAAGCTTGGCCTAGACGTCTCACCAAAATGGGATGCTCCGCGGACGGATTTAATTCAAACCGTTAATTTCGGCAATCGTGACGACATGATCAAGTTTGCCAAGGCGGTTCAGGCCAATTCGCCGGTAGACAGTTTCGTCACCCCGATTCCTGAGAAAATGGCTGGTTATGAAGATGAAGTCATCATGGCTGGCGGTACATTTGTTGCGGGCTCGACAATCGAATTTTCCGGTGATGGCCCACTGCGACCACCATACACGCTTTATCTGCAAGGCGGGTTAACCTACGCCCACATTAAACTTGCAACGATGGGCGCGGCTCAATCGACCTTCTTTGACAAAGCTGACTAA
- the miaA gene encoding tRNA (adenosine(37)-N6)-dimethylallyltransferase MiaA → MDKPANRIVMIVGPTAVGKSDLGIYLAQQLQGEVINGDAYQIYRHMNIGTAKIMPDEMDGIPHHLLDIVDPQMAYSVAKFKAAAEAAITDVSSRRHLPILVGGTGFYLNSLRLNLPLGGKAPPTAVRQRWQAALAENGEHWLWEQLQQQDPVAANQIESANTRRVIRALEVIELTGTRFSEQPQPQPRYETLVIGLTTARPVLYDRINTRVDTMMAAGLENEVANLLKTVPPDAQALQAIGYKELIPYFRGQADLATCVALIKQHSRHFAKRQLTYFRNQMPTHWFDLVAHPEEKTAVVALVRDWLKQPAKGEKHELDR, encoded by the coding sequence ATGGATAAACCGGCTAACCGCATTGTGATGATTGTTGGACCGACCGCAGTAGGTAAAAGCGATCTTGGCATCTACTTGGCCCAACAACTGCAAGGCGAAGTCATTAATGGTGATGCGTATCAAATTTATCGGCATATGAATATCGGCACTGCCAAGATCATGCCTGATGAAATGGACGGTATTCCGCACCATCTTCTTGATATTGTGGATCCGCAGATGGCCTATTCAGTTGCCAAATTTAAAGCCGCAGCTGAGGCAGCCATCACGGACGTCAGCAGTCGGCGCCACCTGCCGATTTTAGTTGGGGGCACCGGCTTTTATCTTAACAGTTTGCGCCTGAATTTACCGCTGGGTGGCAAGGCACCGCCGACTGCAGTCCGTCAGCGTTGGCAGGCAGCATTGGCAGAAAATGGCGAACACTGGTTGTGGGAGCAGTTGCAGCAGCAAGATCCGGTGGCAGCTAACCAAATTGAATCGGCAAATACGCGCCGGGTGATTCGGGCCTTAGAAGTCATCGAATTGACAGGTACGCGCTTTTCCGAGCAGCCGCAGCCGCAACCACGCTATGAGACGTTGGTGATCGGTTTGACGACAGCACGCCCTGTTTTGTACGACCGGATTAATACGCGCGTGGATACTATGATGGCAGCAGGCCTAGAAAATGAAGTCGCCAACCTGCTAAAAACAGTTCCCCCGGATGCGCAGGCGCTGCAGGCAATTGGCTACAAAGAATTGATCCCGTACTTTCGCGGGCAAGCTGATTTAGCAACCTGTGTGGCCTTGATTAAACAGCATTCACGTCATTTTGCCAAGCGCCAACTGACCTATTTTCGCAACCAGATGCCAACACATTGGTTTGACTTGGTTGCCCATCCAGAAGAAAAGACTGCTGTCGTTGCTTTGGTTCGTGATTGGCTAAAGCAACCGGCTAAAGGAGAAAAACATGAGTTGGACAGATAA
- a CDS encoding DUF3042 family protein, translating to MKHKFARGFFVGTLMTIGAVAGSVFAFKKNYIEPVETKVDEINENRRKANRKRFSAHQG from the coding sequence ATGAAACATAAATTTGCACGTGGCTTTTTCGTCGGCACGCTCATGACTATTGGCGCTGTTGCCGGCAGTGTTTTCGCCTTCAAGAAAAATTATATCGAACCTGTTGAAACCAAGGTTGACGAAATCAACGAAAATCGGCGCAAAGCCAATCGTAAACGTTTTTCGGCCCACCAAGGCTAA
- a CDS encoding rhodanese-like domain-containing protein, with the protein MLTYLLIIVGLFLIYWGFSWLWSYYQKSKFKAIGGEISPETFEHTMRKAQIIDLRERNEFKAGHILGARDLPYTQLRERLGEMRKDLPVYLYDKTGVLSLRAARRLRKNGFEKISWLKGGYDNWSGKIKKSPTNY; encoded by the coding sequence GTGTTAACTTATTTACTGATCATTGTTGGATTATTCTTAATTTACTGGGGCTTTAGCTGGCTGTGGAGTTACTACCAAAAGTCGAAGTTTAAAGCAATCGGCGGCGAAATTAGTCCGGAAACCTTCGAACACACCATGCGTAAGGCTCAGATTATTGATTTGCGCGAACGTAACGAATTCAAAGCCGGCCATATTCTGGGGGCACGCGATTTGCCATACACCCAACTGCGGGAACGGCTAGGTGAAATGCGCAAAGATCTGCCGGTTTATCTATACGACAAGACGGGTGTACTGTCGTTGCGAGCAGCACGCCGATTACGTAAAAACGGCTTTGAAAAAATCAGCTGGTTAAAAGGCGGCTATGATAATTGGTCAGGCAAAATCAAAAAAAGTCCGACTAATTATTAG
- a CDS encoding ROK family glucokinase, which produces MNDQKLIGVDLGGTTVKFAILTQGGEIQQRWSIDTNILDEGSHILPDIVTSINEHLDLYKMTPADFVGIGMGSPGSVDSEAGTIIGAYNLNWKTLQQARKVIESGTGIPFSVDNDANVAALGERWKGAGENDPDVTFVTLGTGVGGGIIANGELLHGVAGSGGELGHVTVDPVNGYLCTCGKRGCLETVASATGVVRVARDMAEEFAGDSKLKETLDDGDEISSKIVFDLAKEGDRLALMIVDRVSFYLGLALANVGNLLNPKFIVIGGGVSAAGEFLLTRVDKYFKENTFPNVRETTSLRLATLGNTAGVIGAASLALK; this is translated from the coding sequence ATGAATGACCAAAAATTGATTGGCGTCGACTTAGGCGGGACGACCGTAAAATTTGCCATTTTAACGCAGGGTGGCGAGATTCAACAAAGGTGGAGTATTGACACCAACATTTTGGATGAAGGCAGCCATATTTTACCGGACATTGTTACATCTATTAACGAACATCTGGATTTATACAAGATGACCCCGGCTGATTTTGTCGGCATTGGCATGGGTTCGCCTGGATCGGTGGACAGTGAGGCGGGCACAATCATCGGTGCTTACAACCTAAATTGGAAAACCTTGCAGCAAGCCAGAAAAGTAATCGAATCAGGGACCGGCATTCCGTTTAGCGTGGATAATGACGCCAATGTTGCGGCGTTAGGTGAGCGCTGGAAAGGCGCCGGTGAAAACGATCCTGATGTCACGTTTGTCACGCTGGGTACCGGTGTTGGCGGCGGGATTATTGCCAATGGCGAGCTTTTGCACGGTGTTGCCGGTTCCGGTGGTGAGCTAGGCCATGTCACCGTTGATCCGGTTAATGGCTATCTTTGCACCTGTGGTAAACGCGGTTGCCTTGAAACAGTTGCCAGTGCGACCGGCGTAGTTCGGGTTGCACGTGACATGGCAGAAGAATTTGCCGGTGACTCTAAGTTAAAAGAAACCTTGGACGATGGCGATGAGATTTCGAGCAAAATTGTTTTCGACTTGGCCAAGGAAGGCGATCGTCTGGCGTTGATGATTGTGGATCGGGTTTCTTTTTACCTCGGTTTGGCTTTGGCCAATGTCGGCAATCTTTTGAATCCGAAATTCATCGTTATCGGCGGCGGTGTCTCCGCGGCGGGTGAATTCTTGCTGACGCGAGTCGACAAGTATTTCAAAGAAAACACCTTCCCGAATGTTCGTGAAACCACCAGTTTGCGGTTGGCGACACTTGGGAATACAGCTGGCGTTATCGGTGCCGCAAGCTTGGCATTGAAGTAA
- a CDS encoding YqgQ family protein, giving the protein MKTYYDVLQLLKGFGTYIHVGKRVWDIELAALELDRLHQAKLIDDKVYLNAKIVLRHAHEQEERDPLNHELPLHSDQRRNDQHE; this is encoded by the coding sequence ATGAAAACTTACTATGATGTCTTGCAATTATTAAAAGGTTTTGGCACGTATATCCATGTTGGTAAACGTGTTTGGGATATTGAACTTGCGGCACTTGAATTAGACCGCTTGCATCAGGCAAAATTGATTGATGATAAGGTGTATCTGAATGCAAAAATTGTGCTGCGTCATGCACATGAACAGGAAGAACGGGATCCTTTAAATCATGAATTGCCGTTGCATTCGGATCAACGGAGGAATGATCAACATGAATGA
- a CDS encoding rhomboid family intramembrane serine protease has translation MNYANWRSRFQNSAYVTNGILAVTILVFILETLSGGSTNNAVLVAYGARANPLILYGQWWRLITPVFVHIGLTHILMNGFSLYFLGQMTERLFGHWRFFLLYFIAGFAGNVASFAFSPNTLAAGASTAIFGLLGACLMLGDTYRENPVIRQLARQFLLLVVLNLAFNLFSSGVDIYGHIGGLLGGFLAAGMLGAPALGRMGTGRRLASTITLIFGLVALLLFGIQRGIV, from the coding sequence ATGAATTACGCAAACTGGCGCTCTCGCTTTCAAAATTCAGCCTATGTGACGAACGGCATTTTGGCGGTTACCATTTTGGTCTTCATTCTAGAGACACTTTCGGGTGGCAGCACTAACAATGCTGTTTTGGTGGCATATGGGGCGCGGGCCAATCCGCTGATTTTGTACGGCCAATGGTGGCGCTTGATCACGCCGGTATTTGTGCATATCGGCTTGACGCACATTTTAATGAATGGATTCTCGTTATACTTCCTAGGCCAAATGACAGAAAGGTTATTTGGTCACTGGCGCTTTTTCTTGCTGTATTTCATTGCCGGATTTGCCGGTAATGTTGCGAGCTTTGCGTTCAGTCCCAATACGTTGGCAGCTGGCGCCAGTACAGCAATTTTCGGCTTGTTAGGTGCGTGCTTGATGTTAGGGGATACTTACCGGGAGAATCCGGTTATTCGTCAGCTGGCACGGCAGTTTTTGCTGCTCGTGGTTTTGAACCTGGCGTTTAATTTGTTTTCAAGCGGCGTCGATATTTATGGGCACATCGGCGGCTTGCTTGGCGGGTTCTTGGCTGCCGGGATGTTAGGCGCGCCAGCATTGGGTCGCATGGGCACCGGCCGGCGACTGGCCTCTACGATAACCTTGATCTTTGGATTGGTTGCTTTGCTTTTATTTGGAATTCAGCGCGGAATCGTATGA
- a CDS encoding peptidoglycan D,D-transpeptidase FtsI family protein, translating to MKYIRTPQPKRNKSRIPFRLNLLFFIAFLLLAALVAQLAYLQILNGPRLAAEVDRTNKTVVTGNVPRGLIFDSKGRALVTNKANNAITYTKSVGTKSQQMYEIANQLAKLIDKPAENLTKRDYIDYYLARTKIAKQVTKQLPKKIQDLPSSKSDELYKYQVAYVRKHMPTLTPIEKEAAGLYKIMNGATQLSTVYLKNQNVTAHEVAVVGERLTQMPGVNLGTDWERAYPNGTSMTSIIGRVSNEKSGLPADELQAYLANGYARNDRVGTSYLEKAYENVLKGSKSQTQVEIGNDNQIVQSVSKFKGQQGANLNLTIDSEYQKKVEKALEDTFSSIRSAGAGGLSDGAYAVAMDPNTGRILAMAGQHQDVKTKKVEDDALGVINRAFVVGSAVKGATVLGALQDGVISVEHNTQEDTPIYLPATPVKKSVYPVGTFSSLDAASALEVSSNIYMMWLAMKEGHYAYSPNNYLKMDDNIFTKMRGYFSQFGLGIKTGIDLPGEIAGLEGKTHDSSGNLLVGSALDLSYGNYDNYTLIQMLQYISAIANNGYRMRPYLVNSISQTLSDGSKGPVLSSTQPSVTSKIENTQAQIDLVKQGMWQVVHGTNGWTTATSLNTLNPGVAGKTGTAQGFARESDDSALTETITESFVGYAPAKNPKIAIAVIIPNLKAETTTPYQLQIAKEMFSDFYKMNDIKEDKGYSIHQKTVNG from the coding sequence GTGAAGTACATTCGTACACCGCAGCCGAAGCGGAATAAGAGTCGCATTCCGTTTCGCTTAAACTTATTATTTTTCATTGCGTTTCTTTTGCTAGCGGCCTTAGTTGCCCAACTGGCTTATTTGCAGATTTTAAATGGCCCGCGATTAGCTGCCGAAGTCGATCGAACGAATAAAACCGTGGTGACCGGGAATGTGCCGCGGGGCTTGATTTTTGATAGTAAAGGCCGCGCATTGGTGACCAATAAAGCCAATAATGCGATTACTTATACCAAAAGTGTGGGTACCAAATCGCAGCAGATGTACGAGATCGCCAATCAACTGGCCAAGTTAATCGACAAGCCGGCCGAGAATCTGACTAAGCGTGATTACATTGATTACTATTTGGCGCGAACCAAGATTGCCAAGCAGGTGACGAAGCAGTTACCTAAAAAAATTCAGGATCTACCTTCATCAAAGTCCGATGAATTGTATAAATATCAAGTCGCCTATGTCCGCAAACATATGCCAACATTGACCCCAATTGAAAAAGAGGCAGCCGGTCTTTACAAGATTATGAACGGTGCCACCCAACTATCGACTGTCTATCTTAAAAACCAGAATGTAACGGCACATGAAGTTGCAGTTGTGGGTGAACGTCTGACGCAAATGCCAGGGGTTAATTTAGGCACCGATTGGGAACGCGCTTATCCCAACGGTACGTCAATGACCTCTATCATTGGCCGGGTATCCAATGAAAAAAGCGGGTTGCCGGCTGACGAGTTGCAGGCTTATCTGGCTAACGGATACGCACGTAATGATCGCGTTGGAACCAGTTATCTGGAAAAGGCCTACGAGAATGTTTTAAAGGGGTCAAAGAGTCAGACCCAAGTTGAAATTGGCAATGACAATCAGATTGTTCAATCAGTGTCGAAATTCAAGGGGCAACAAGGCGCTAACCTGAATCTGACAATTGATTCCGAATATCAAAAGAAGGTCGAAAAAGCGCTTGAAGACACCTTCAGTTCGATTCGTTCGGCTGGCGCAGGCGGATTATCCGATGGGGCTTATGCGGTAGCGATGGATCCTAACACCGGTCGGATTCTAGCGATGGCCGGGCAACATCAGGATGTTAAGACCAAAAAAGTTGAAGACGATGCACTGGGGGTTATTAACCGCGCTTTTGTTGTCGGGTCAGCGGTCAAAGGGGCAACTGTGCTAGGGGCACTTCAAGATGGCGTTATTAGCGTAGAGCATAATACCCAGGAAGATACCCCGATTTATCTGCCTGCAACCCCAGTGAAGAAGTCAGTTTATCCAGTTGGCACTTTCAGCTCACTGGATGCTGCCTCGGCCTTGGAAGTTTCCAGTAACATTTATATGATGTGGCTGGCTATGAAAGAAGGTCACTATGCCTATTCGCCGAACAATTATCTGAAAATGGACGACAACATTTTCACCAAAATGCGCGGTTATTTCAGTCAGTTTGGCTTAGGTATCAAGACCGGAATTGATCTTCCCGGTGAAATTGCCGGGTTGGAAGGGAAAACCCATGATTCTTCGGGTAATTTGCTGGTCGGGTCGGCTTTGGACTTGTCATACGGAAACTACGATAACTATACATTGATTCAAATGCTGCAATATATCAGCGCAATCGCCAATAACGGTTATCGGATGCGGCCTTATTTGGTTAACAGTATCAGCCAAACGTTAAGCGATGGCAGCAAAGGGCCGGTGCTGAGTTCCACACAGCCATCGGTGACCTCGAAAATCGAAAATACGCAGGCCCAAATTGACTTGGTCAAGCAAGGTATGTGGCAGGTTGTCCATGGTACGAACGGTTGGACCACCGCGACTTCCTTAAATACGCTTAATCCAGGCGTTGCCGGTAAGACCGGTACTGCGCAAGGCTTTGCGCGCGAATCAGACGACTCGGCATTAACCGAAACCATTACTGAAAGTTTTGTTGGTTATGCCCCGGCCAAGAACCCTAAAATCGCGATTGCTGTCATTATTCCAAACCTAAAGGCGGAAACAACCACGCCGTACCAGTTACAAATTGCTAAGGAAATGTTTAGCGACTTCTACAAGATGAATGACATTAAAGAAGATAAGGGCTACTCGATTCACCAAAAGACAGTCAACGGTTAA
- a CDS encoding YfhO family protein: MRQVWSKKYPLILSFLLPGLLVAFYFAIRGAFPFGSSSVLTVDLGQQYIDFFAYLRQTLLGNPGQLFYAFNKGLGGDMFGVFAYYLLSPFNLLVVLFPADLLDVAVFVIMILKISTAGLTMGWYAKCHAITGLMIPTFGLAYALSGWMLANSFNLMWLDAAILLPLIIQSLETLLNGGRVFAYIGWLTAAFIVNFYTGYMIAIFLVLYTGYWLGSHAVSWRQTAHAGLRFAWASILAGMNSAVVLLPTWFQLAQSKGTYTVKTIQWRFEYAPDQLLSKMLPGSFNFDQMPSGYPNFYIGALGFVLAILFFISRHQTWRQKMAAALVTAFLVLSCMFEPLDLMWHGFQFPVWYPYRFTFILCFWLLSLGISTLQKHQSALSFRTLVILLIVFGLIDGDVALHLNHYNFLTIGHLIFGIGTLLLVLVWLSLDHRRPFWFGFAIVLVDMSGSLILTLNQLAYLDHHAYHDYAAALIQGARTINQTDNGFFRIGKTTIRTRNDPMTGNYRGADQFNSLLEPATPQFFGQIGQPEDDGSVAYTNGTLITDNLLGIKYFLTPTHTSAALPDAGQRPDLKWYQQLRKVGPWQVLKSPFAQQLGFAADKALLNQQLYSDTPLANQSFILQAALGKNTTPYFAALPLPSPTLTGVRRVTTGTNPTFAKSGSGPHTVTYQFQPQTGKNYVLTLGSHFANHLVTLKQNGKTVTLPESFNDTITVNVTPANAAEVQTLTFRLNKKEAWFENIGLYQADTEQLIQDLKQLQTGGWHVTRVTATTLAANITIHKQNQMLQTTIPTAPGWQVKVNGQPVKPKTSLGIFMALPLKPGHYHITMRYRPPLLGWGSLITIAGVLLTFCWWLVTSRKKRTGIIEAKRRTIIGK, encoded by the coding sequence GTGCGACAAGTCTGGTCGAAAAAGTATCCGTTAATACTGAGTTTTCTATTACCGGGACTATTGGTGGCTTTTTACTTTGCCATTCGTGGTGCTTTTCCATTTGGGTCCAGTAGCGTCTTAACCGTTGATCTCGGCCAGCAATACATTGATTTCTTTGCCTACTTGCGCCAAACCTTACTAGGCAATCCCGGACAACTTTTTTATGCCTTCAATAAAGGCCTAGGCGGTGATATGTTCGGGGTTTTTGCCTATTACTTATTGAGTCCCTTCAACCTGTTAGTTGTGCTGTTCCCTGCCGATCTGCTGGATGTCGCCGTTTTTGTCATCATGATCTTGAAAATCAGTACGGCGGGCTTGACGATGGGGTGGTATGCCAAATGTCATGCGATTACGGGTTTAATGATCCCTACATTTGGGCTGGCTTATGCCTTAAGCGGCTGGATGTTGGCCAATAGTTTTAATTTGATGTGGCTTGATGCGGCCATTTTGTTGCCGTTAATCATCCAAAGTCTGGAGACGCTGCTCAACGGCGGGCGCGTTTTTGCTTATATCGGTTGGTTAACCGCAGCTTTCATTGTCAACTTCTACACGGGGTATATGATCGCTATTTTCTTGGTGCTTTATACCGGTTACTGGCTGGGCAGCCATGCCGTTTCTTGGCGGCAGACAGCACATGCAGGTCTGCGCTTTGCCTGGGCTAGCATCTTGGCCGGTATGAACAGCGCAGTCGTGTTGCTGCCGACCTGGTTTCAACTCGCCCAATCCAAAGGCACCTATACCGTCAAAACCATCCAATGGCGGTTCGAATACGCGCCGGATCAACTGCTTAGCAAAATGCTGCCCGGAAGCTTCAATTTTGATCAGATGCCTTCAGGATACCCTAATTTTTATATCGGTGCTTTAGGCTTTGTTTTAGCCATTCTTTTCTTTATATCACGACACCAGACATGGCGCCAAAAAATGGCTGCTGCTTTGGTGACCGCATTCCTAGTGCTTTCGTGCATGTTTGAGCCGCTTGACTTAATGTGGCATGGCTTTCAATTCCCGGTTTGGTACCCGTATCGCTTTACGTTTATCTTATGCTTTTGGTTACTCAGTCTCGGCATCAGCACCCTGCAGAAGCATCAATCGGCGCTTTCATTTCGGACGCTAGTTATTTTATTAATCGTATTCGGGCTCATAGATGGGGATGTTGCGCTTCACCTTAACCATTACAACTTTCTAACCATCGGCCACCTGATCTTTGGCATTGGCACCTTGTTGCTCGTCTTGGTCTGGCTAAGCCTTGATCACCGCCGTCCGTTTTGGTTCGGTTTTGCCATTGTGTTGGTCGATATGAGCGGCAGTTTAATTTTAACGCTAAATCAATTGGCGTATCTTGATCATCATGCTTACCATGATTACGCCGCGGCCCTTATCCAAGGCGCACGCACCATCAATCAAACAGATAACGGCTTTTTTCGTATTGGCAAAACAACGATTCGCACCCGTAACGATCCAATGACAGGCAATTACCGCGGCGCCGATCAATTCAACTCGCTACTTGAGCCGGCCACACCTCAATTCTTCGGCCAAATCGGGCAACCGGAAGACGATGGCTCGGTCGCATACACTAACGGGACATTGATTACCGACAACTTGCTCGGCATTAAATATTTTTTAACGCCGACTCATACTTCCGCTGCCTTACCTGATGCCGGACAACGACCTGATTTAAAGTGGTATCAACAGCTGCGAAAAGTCGGTCCGTGGCAGGTGCTAAAATCCCCGTTTGCCCAACAACTGGGTTTTGCGGCGGACAAAGCGTTATTAAATCAGCAGCTTTACAGCGACACCCCGCTTGCAAACCAGTCCTTCATTTTGCAAGCCGCACTGGGTAAGAACACAACGCCTTATTTTGCTGCTTTGCCACTTCCTTCACCGACTTTAACTGGCGTCCGTCGCGTCACCACGGGTACAAACCCAACTTTTGCCAAAAGCGGTTCCGGTCCGCACACGGTGACATATCAATTTCAACCGCAAACTGGCAAAAATTATGTACTCACCCTCGGAAGTCATTTTGCCAATCATTTGGTCACCTTGAAACAAAATGGGAAAACGGTCACGTTACCAGAAAGTTTTAATGATACCATCACCGTTAACGTCACCCCCGCAAACGCGGCAGAAGTCCAAACGTTAACTTTTCGACTCAACAAAAAAGAAGCCTGGTTTGAAAATATCGGTCTGTATCAAGCGGATACGGAGCAGCTGATCCAGGACCTTAAGCAGCTGCAAACAGGCGGCTGGCACGTAACCCGTGTGACTGCCACCACACTTGCCGCCAATATCACCATTCACAAGCAAAACCAGATGTTGCAAACCACTATTCCCACTGCACCTGGCTGGCAAGTCAAGGTCAACGGACAACCGGTGAAACCCAAAACCAGTTTAGGTATTTTCATGGCGCTTCCGTTAAAACCCGGCCATTACCATATTACCATGCGCTATCGACCACCCTTGTTAGGCTGGGGCAGCTTGATCACCATCGCCGGTGTACTGCTGACGTTTTGCTGGTGGCTCGTGACATCTCGCAAAAAAAGAACGGGAATTATTGAAGCAAAACGCCGTACCATAATTGGAAAATAA
- a CDS encoding HesB/YadR/YfhF family protein, with translation MQLAITDKASQWFHRELDLPAEGAGIRFFGKAYGKTQVHDGFSVGMTRDDHPDQPIMAVKKDGVTYFVNPTDAWFFENLIMTVDYDAHLDEPKYEFKEE, from the coding sequence TTGCAACTCGCGATCACTGATAAAGCTAGTCAATGGTTTCACCGCGAATTAGATTTGCCTGCTGAAGGTGCCGGCATTCGATTCTTTGGCAAGGCTTACGGTAAAACCCAGGTGCATGATGGTTTTAGCGTGGGCATGACGCGCGATGACCACCCTGACCAGCCAATTATGGCGGTTAAAAAAGATGGCGTGACTTATTTCGTTAACCCGACAGATGCGTGGTTTTTTGAGAATCTGATCATGACGGTTGACTATGATGCACATCTTGACGAGCCTAAGTACGAATTTAAAGAAGAATAA
- a CDS encoding response regulator produces the protein MIKVLIVDDHEMVRLGLSTYIGVQPDLEVVDQAENGQEGVEMALKDRPDIILMDLVMPVKDGIEATKEILKAWPQARIIILTSFIDDAKVYPAMEAGAASYILKTATAEEIAKAIRQTASGERVLEPQVTTKMMNRMNHPQPQYDELTNREREVLQLIAQGKSNQEIATELFITLKTVKTHVSNILAKLDVEDRTQAAIYALKHGLVKNDQGDDGVATRDH, from the coding sequence ATGATTAAAGTATTGATCGTTGATGATCACGAAATGGTTCGACTGGGGCTGTCCACCTATATTGGCGTCCAACCCGATTTAGAGGTCGTTGATCAAGCCGAGAATGGTCAAGAAGGGGTCGAAATGGCCCTGAAAGATCGCCCGGATATTATTTTGATGGATTTGGTGATGCCGGTTAAAGATGGCATTGAGGCGACAAAAGAAATTCTAAAAGCATGGCCGCAAGCTCGGATCATCATTTTGACAAGTTTTATCGATGATGCCAAAGTCTATCCTGCCATGGAAGCCGGCGCGGCCAGTTATATTTTGAAAACCGCAACGGCCGAAGAAATTGCCAAGGCTATCCGTCAGACTGCCAGCGGGGAACGGGTACTTGAGCCGCAAGTCACCACGAAGATGATGAATCGGATGAATCATCCGCAGCCACAGTATGACGAGCTGACGAACCGCGAACGCGAGGTATTACAGCTTATTGCTCAAGGCAAGTCGAATCAGGAAATTGCGACCGAGCTCTTTATTACATTGAAAACCGTTAAAACGCATGTCTCAAACATATTGGCCAAATTGGATGTCGAAGATCGGACGCAAGCAGCGATTTACGCGCTTAAGCATGGTCTGGTAAAAAATGATCAAGGAGATGATGGGGTTGCAACTCGCGATCACTGA